The sequence below is a genomic window from Methylotuvimicrobium alcaliphilum 20Z.
CGGTTTCGGGGTATTGCCTGAGTTCTAGCACCGTGATGGCTCTTAAGCCGAGTACTAAAATCAATAAGCTGACAACACTGGCGAGGACCGGCCGTTCGATGAAAAGGTCGGTGAACTTCACTGTGAAATCTCCCGTTCGCCGGGGGCGGGTTTATCATCCAGCGTAACCGGCATGCCGTTTCGTAATTTGACTTGGCCTGCGCTGACGACACGTTCTCCAAGCTTCAAACCGTTAATGATTTCGACGCGTCCCGCTCGGGTTTGTCCCGTTTCGACTTGCCTGCTTTGAACGATCAGGCCTTGTTCGTTTGTTTCGATCACGAATACCGAATTGCCGTAAGGGTTATAGGTAATCGCAGTGTCGGGCAACGTCAGTACGTTGAGTTCTTGGTCCGATAAAATGCCGATCTGTGCGAATATGCCCGGATGCAGCAGTTTTTCGCTGTTGCTTAGCTTGGCGCGAACTTGTACGGATCGCGTGCCTTGGTCGATCAGCGGACTCACGGCGCTGATTTCGCCGTTGAATTCTCGCCCCGGGTAAGCTTGTACGGTCGCAATGACTTGGCGGCCTTTAACGAGTCGATTCAAATAGCGTTCAGGAACGGTAAAGTCCAAATAAATCGGGTCCAGCTGTTGTAGCGACACGATTGCCGAACCTTCCGTTAAGTATTGGCCGAGGTTGACTAGACGAATGCCGAGTTCGCCGGTGAAAGGCGCGCGAATTCGTTTTCTGTCGATCAGTGTACGTTTAGCATGAACGGCCGCGGCGGTTTCGTCGAGTAGGGCATGGTTCTGATCGTAATCGGATTGGGAAATGAAGTTTTTACCTATTAGTTTTTCGCTCCGCTCGAAGCGGACCTTGGCGAGCCGCATTTCGGCCTGGAGTCCTTGTAATTCCGCGCGATCGGTCGACGCATCCAGTTCCAACAGCAATTGTCCCTTTTTAACCGATTGACCGGAGTCGAAATGAATCGCTTCGACTTTGCCGGCCACTTCGTTGCTGACGTCGACACCGGCAATGGCGGTCAAGCTTCCCACCGCGGACAATGCGGAAGGCCAGATTTCCTGGGTGACTTCGGTGGCTGCAACGACGGCAGGCGGCGGTGGTTGAAATTGGCCGGCTTCTTGATGAAGTTGGTAAAACTTCAGTCCGAAAATGCCGCCAAAAATCAGCACGGAGAATAGTATTAGAATAAGAAAACGTTTGAGCATGTGAGGTTTAAAATACCGAGTCGATAAGTTAAGCCGTCCATGGTTCGACAAGCTCACCACGAACGGCTTAACTTAATGGCATTGACGGAGGTCGTGGTAGCCGGAAAGCCGCGACGGCTAGCGGGCATCAAGTTCTTTTATCATTTGTCGGATCCGATTTAGCAATTGTCGTTGTTGCGTTGTCGGCAATCGCTTTAGGTCGCGTTCGAATTCATTGAGGCCATAATCTTCTGTTTCATTGCTCAAATCGGATCGTTGTATACCGCAATCGGCGAGAACGCGAGTGATGGGTTCGCGTGCGTCATCGAGCGGCATCGCCCCCGACAATATGTTTTTGAGCATGGTATGTATGCGTACGAAAACCGATTTTCCGTTTAGTAATGCCTCGGCAAATGCTAGAGCATGCTCGTCGTTATAGGCTCTTCGTCTCGTATCCGAAAAGGTGCGCATTTCAATCGTAACGAGCGCTTGTTTATCGATTCGATAATCGAAGTCGAACGGCTGACTTTGAGAAG
It includes:
- a CDS encoding efflux RND transporter periplasmic adaptor subunit, encoding MLIFGGIFGLKFYQLHQEAGQFQPPPPAVVAATEVTQEIWPSALSAVGSLTAIAGVDVSNEVAGKVEAIHFDSGQSVKKGQLLLELDASTDRAELQGLQAEMRLAKVRFERSEKLIGKNFISQSDYDQNHALLDETAAAVHAKRTLIDRKRIRAPFTGELGIRLVNLGQYLTEGSAIVSLQQLDPIYLDFTVPERYLNRLVKGRQVIATVQAYPGREFNGEISAVSPLIDQGTRSVQVRAKLSNSEKLLHPGIFAQIGILSDQELNVLTLPDTAITYNPYGNSVFVIETNEQGLIVQSRQVETGQTRAGRVEIINGLKLGERVVSAGQVKLRNGMPVTLDDKPAPGEREISQ